The window CTCAATTTCTGAAAAAACGGTGGAAAGGTAGACCGGCTCGGGAACCCCTAATTTGATAAACCCATTGATAATTAGAGACAAATGTCTAATCGTAGCTAGCTTGATCTTCTTAATGGTTTCctcaaaaataattttcaaaaacTCCTTCGGGACATCAAACCATATTCTACAACAGGCATTAATTATAAGGGAGAGCGATTGGGTGTTCATTTTGTGGACCTCTTTTGTTATTTCCAGGAGTACTGCAAGGAACATGTTCTTCAACTCTTCCGTCTGTTTGCTCCTCTCTCCAGTGACTGCACGCGCTTCGTTTGGTGAACCTTGCAAAATTTTTCTACCACTGCATTTAAtacctacaacgttattatTACTCTCTTGAATGACTTCCCCTCCCTCATTACTACATTTTGTATTGGTACTATTTCCTTCCCATCGGAGGAAACCCCCCTCCCGAATGAACATCTCATCGTCCATTTCGTCCAGTACACTTTGGTGGTACGCACAGTTATGCATATCTCCCTCGATGTCACTTTCTTCCCTCTGGTTGGGGTAATTCCTTGTATGCGTTAGTGTACTTAAGGATGGACTTGTTTTGACTGTCGctgtactttttccttcaagaGTGGAAGAACCATTGTTGATTACTTCTTGCTGATCCTCTCCCGCGCTGCCATGCACTAACGTAACTACATCCCCTCGGTGGTCACCACGCGTGTAGTCCATCTGATCCGCTTTCAAATCTCCCTGTATGTTAATCCTATCCAGTTTAACATTAGCAACttgcaaaaaatggggagtCGGTTTGGTCACTTGCGAAAAGCAGTTAAGGAGCATAGCCAGTCCCTGTGGACTGAAAGAAGTCTTACACATGGAGAAGGTGTTCAGAACAAAAATTAGAAGTTTCAATGTCATTTCACGAAATGAGTAATCATTGCAATGTTTGGAAAAGGCATTCAAAGTTACAATAAGTGGGAAGGAATTAGTATTGTGTCGAGGAGGTAACTTCATAAATTGTAACAATATGatttcaaataattttttatcaaaataatTTAGCGCATTTAAAGAATGACAAATATGGGCACAGGATAGCATGTCCATTTTATGtatatctcctttttttattttttcgctgaattttaaaattatttttacatcaCGATAATTCACTTTGGAGTAGGCATGAAGTATTCTTCCCATTTCTTTCGTGTCAAAGGTGTTACTTATCTTGTTTGCTCTTTCGCTTAATCTCTCCCAAGTGATTCGATCATATGGACCCTCATTGGACACACGCTCAATCGTTTTCGTAATTCTGCTGTGACTCATCCAGGGGATACCTGCCAATGTGTCATGCGAGACAGATCTCCTCCTTATCACATAAATGGGAGGTACATGAGGTTCCTTCTTAATTATTCGAAGGAGAGCTCTACACGTCGATGTCGTCATGGCTGCGCACCGTTAGTcgtctccttcttcctctggtAACATAATATGTTCTATTTCACAGGGGTGCGTGCGAAGTAGGAAAACGGAaagagagaaggagaaacaggTAACAgctatgcaaaaaaaaacaaaaaacaaaagaacaCACATGTATTGATACGTACATGTACCATGTCAATATGGCGTGAGCACTCATCCGTTGCCGCATACGGGTACAAGAAGAAGGGGCGAGAACGCGTTTCTGATACATACGAAAGGTTGATTTCTTGTCCCGCttggaattttcttttttttttttttttttttttttttttttttttgcttcctcCTGGTTGACCTCGCAGAAGGCATAACTGGGCGGAGGTGCAATTTCGAGGTTTTTCGGGGACCTTCCCCATTAAACGGAGCTACCAACGTTACTAAATCAGTGGGGAAGGAGACCCAACGTGCCAAGTCGAAACGGAAGAAagttacaaaaaagaaaaaaaaaaaaatttgtaacgCCGTTAAAGGGGAGGCACATACACTGACTTTAAAATTATGCTTTAGGCGGTAACACtgaaatacttttttttagaagTTTACCGCGCAGGGGGGGGCGGGTGATTTTAATACCTGTCGTCCACACCAGGGTATAATCCTAGGGGGTATCTCTCCTTACGCAGGTAAGTCATGAACATGTGTACAAAACCTTCCGTCACACCCGGATCGGTCAAAGGAGGAAACCCGATTAGTACGAAAGAACTTCCTACAATGTGCATACAGTGCGTACAGTGCGTACAGTGCGTACAGTGCGTACAGTGCGTACAGTGCGTACTTATGAAGTGACACCGTGGTTGGTCTAGCAATGGGGACTACGGCGACACGGAAAAGCGGAACTTCGTGATCCGCTATGTCGTTATCTTCCTAGGAGGGCTGAGAAACACTAACATTCGAACGGTAAATACTCCACCTATCAACGTTCTTTCCGAACAGTGGTAGCAGTACACACAAGGGTTAGCAGTTGACATATGTGTTCACGGAGCAATGAATCTGATTCTCCTGGATCGaagaacaaatatatatgacaCTACAACGGGGGAGAACTAGTATTGTCAGaattattaaaagaaaaaaaaaaaaataaaataaaataatgaaaggAATCGCCATTTATTTCATTAAAATGTTCATTTCTCTGCTACACCAACGATGGGGTGAAGGGGTACAATCCCCCTTGGTGATGTTGCACAGACCAATAAAGGGgcgagggaagaaaaaagaagcagtAATTAGATAGCCTCCTTTCAAGAACAGTTTTGTTTTGCCATCACCGAGGTAAGGCACCTAGTCCATCCGCTTGCGCTGATTCTCCCAATCGTAGTAATCCTCGATGCTTCCAATGTAGGGCATGTTGGAGAGAATGTCGTTTGGCTTGTACGCCAGAACAAGCATGCCACATAGTTGGacaaacacattttttagaTAATCAGCTGACACACCGAAACGACAGGTGTCCTTCAGTATATTCGCGTAGCATTCCACATAGCGTAGCATCTCAAAGTACTCGGACTGCTCTTCGAACAAAATGCGGTTGTAATAATTCGACGCATTTCCTTCAAACTGGATGGGTCCAGGATTACAAAACCTATCTTCCATCTGCCATTTTTGCAAAGCAATTTTTAAGCTTCTATACGCTTTGCCGTTCAAGTCAACGGGGGCACTAGGAATGACGGGGAGATCTCCCTTCGAGGCGCTCTTCAAATATTTACTGTCCTGTCCTCGAGGcaaaattttcatcaaagATATAAAGGGGATTGCAAACAATTTCCAAtcttttatatttccacACAGACCCCTTATCGAAACGATATATCCTGTAAGTCCACTTTCAATCACAATGGAAGCGGCATGGCCATAGGAATATGCCAACTTACAATCAAATTCAGATGGCAATGATGAACGACCTTGGTAGCCAAAGAAGTGAGTTAATCCCATGAAGCTTCCagaatattttcccttttgttttctctgATGGAGCTCTTCCTTCACCATTTGTAGGAGCAATTGCTCTGTCTCTAACTTTTCAAATCTCATGGATCTAAGATCTACATGCAATAATTCTTTAATGATAAATTGTGGGAAAGTCTTCAGAAGGGCTAAACTCCATGGAGTCAATTTTTCCACCCATGGAGAAGCAGACAGTGGTTGTCCTTCCCCTGCCGCTGCTCCTGATGTTGCCCCCACTGTTCCATTCTGCGTTGTCGACAAATTCACCAAGTCCTTCCTTGCCTGGACCAATTgccctttttcatttgcatCGTTTAGAATATCACTTATTTCGCTAAgtaaaattttcatatgtGGAAGATGCATGAGCAGCGCATCAGGAATTAATACCGTTCCGTAATTCTTTCCCAATTCGGCTCTTGCACAAACAACATCTGCAATATCCTGGACGACTCTCCAAAGCGTTTTATCAGCTGCTCCATATTCTTCCGATATTATTACCATATTGGGATGTGTCTGCAGAGCACATTCCAACACTTCATGTGACGGGGATCTTCCCATAAGACGAATGAAGTGCCAATACTTTGGCATACTGACTGCATCTGTAAGGACATTTCCAATGAGGGAGGCATACACCTTCGTACTGCTATCAAAACCTACACATGTTTCTATCAGCTCGTGAATCAAATTGTTAGAACCTGTTAATGGAATACCCACAACAGAAGTTGGGATCTTCTTCTCCAGGAAATACTCCGCCAAGAGTGCTGCTTCCGTAATGGTGACATTTGACCCAGGCATCACCAAACCGTTCAGTTGCAAATTGGTAACTGTTTCACAAACCTTATTTCGACTCTCTTTATCAAATAAAGAATGCTCCGGTGAATTTCCAGTTAATTCTAACCCTCCTTGGTTCATGTGCTTAGCTATGTTGTCGTCATCTATAATGATATATTTGTTATTTAATAAACCATACAAACCGTAAAAGGCAATGCATACCCCTTTTAGCAACTTGAGGCGCTGATAGAGACCACATAGTACATTCATAGCTCCTGGTGCTTGTCTAGATAAAAATACAattcctatttttatttcaaacGATATCGGAGTGGCATATTTGTCGTGAAAAATTTCTTGTATTTGAAACTTATTTTCATATGACATGTGAGGGTAGTTAGACAGGATCTGCTTCTGTGTGTACGGGTCACTCGATATGTACTGTTTTCCTGCCCTCACTTTCGCCTTCAAATCTGTGCATAGTTCAGGCAACATCAACTTGTTGTACAGCCTGGAGGTCTGCAACTCCGACATGCAACCTAGGGATTTGTAACTGGAGCAGTGTTGTTCGTATAACCCGTTTTCCACATTACTTGCGTTACCATTTTCTTCGCTTACCAGATCAGGTAAAATCGTCTTGCCTGCGGCGATTCCAGAATCATCTCCCACTTGTTTCATATCCTCCGATAGATTCTTTTCGTGAACCCCTTTAGGTGTCGCAGTAACTGCACCAAGTTCGTTACCTTTGCTCTGCGAATTAACGGAAATGCCACTCAGATCCATCTGGTTGtccccttcctcctcatccgaACCACCGTTGCTATATCCCCCAGCATGATTCTTCTTATTAGCCAAATTAATAATCAACTGCAAGTCGTCCGAATTCTGGCATAGCAGTATGTTCTTCGTGGGTATCTTCACCGTGTAGCATCTGGAGTTACTCAAATGGCCATTAAATTGAATCGGCCCAGGAGATCTATACAAATCGTACAGGGACCACAAATTGCGTACTTCTTTCAATACGTTGAAAAGTGGGCTATTCAAATCTACGAGGTACCTCTTCACAGCGGGAAATTCCTTTCCTGTGTTGTCTCTATTCACATGCATAATACGCAGAAAGGGAATGGCTGCAGGAATCCAGTTGGCATAGGAATCTTCTAAATTCTGGATAATGGACATGTATCCTGTTTTCTTATGATCAATTAGCAAAGCAGCATTGTATCCAAGGGCATAGCAATAGTTGCAGTCAAAATTTGATGGAATGGCACACCTTCCTTCGTATCCTAAATAGTGAGCCATAAACTgaatatttaaattattGTCCTTCAATTTAGCTAGCTCAGATTCTACAAGTACAATGATTAACCTCTCCGTTGCTATTTTTCCAACTTGAATATATCCAGTAGATTCCCTATCCATTAATAGCTGATCCTGAATGATACTGGGTAAGAAATCCCAGACCTCCCTAGAGTGTTTCAATTTGTTCGCATCAAATGGACCTTCTTTCAAAATGACATTCAACTCTccaattaaaattttcatttcagGAACAAATTCGATTAACCCCTCTGGAATTAAAATAACTCCATAGTTTTTATTTAgtgttcttcttttcagTATTGTATTTACAATGTTACTAACAATATCCTTTAGAgataaattttccttctctactTCTTCCCCTATGAGAACTATATTAGGTCTTGTCTGCAGAGCACATTCCAATACTACATGCGATGCTGATCTTCCCATCACCCTCACGACGTGGTATACATTATTTCCTGTCTTTACATCTGTACATAGATTTCCTATCACTTCTGAATAGGTCTTAGTCGCTGTATCGAATCCAAAGCTAATTTCAATTGCTTCACTTTTTAAATCCCCATCAATCGTTTTGGGGATACCGATAATAGAGATGGGAATCTTCCTCTCTGCAAAGTACTCAGATATCAATGCTGCGTTACTGTTGGATCCATCCCCTCCAATTATTACCAACCCATTTATCTTCAACTTTGCAACGATATTTTCTATGGAAATCAAGTCATCCttattccttaccttccctcGACCTGACCACAGCATGTTGAACCCTCCCAAGTTACGAAATCGATTCATCAAAGAATCTGTAATGGTCACGTAATTCTTGCTATACAATCCATCTATTCCTCCTAAAAAACCAATAACCTGTGATTGCTCATTGTACCTTTTGGCATAGTCATAGATACCCGATATGACGTTATGCCCACCTGGTGCGGGACCACCagataaaataattcctaTTTTCAAtacatttcctcctttaaaagaTTCATGGTTATTCGTTTCCTTCACGTTCAAAATGGGCAGGTTATGTAgattctttaaaaattttttcacctcctcataatcttttttattaataaaatcATCCCCGTGGTTTTCTTCTAACACCTGGTACTCACTTGCGAGTGCCTTGGGTAAGGTAGGTTGGTACTTTATCCTTTCATACTGTAGAGGGCTTAAATCATCATTTAGGGATGCCGAATGGCCATGTTCCTTTagcttttttatcttcatatTTTCGTTATCTACAAGGTAGAAGGAGTTCTTCGTTTCCTTTTCGACTAGGAACTTTTTCGAGGTTAGCTTTTGCATTAAACAGTCTATCATCTCACTGTCTTTTTTGTCCTGTGGTTTTTGATCTGGGCTTTGTTGATTTTCTTGCTCTTCCAAATTGAAAGCGCATTCATTGTCCTTTAGCAACACGGACATGCTTTTGACCAAGCCATCCATGGATGGCTTTTTGGCCTCTTCGTCTTTGACGTTGAAGTTGCTCATGTTTCTCACGGGTCGTAATATAACTATGTGTGGCCTTCTCTCTACTGCttcacagtttttttttttttttttttttttttttttttttttttttttttttcctatccccTGGCAAGGTCTGCAGTGGCTTTTACTTACCAGTTGGCAATATTTTCAGCGGGGTGGACGCCGACTGATTTAGATAAGTAAAATTGGAGAACTGTTATTGGGTGAGGCCACTACTACACGTACGTATAcacagatatatatatataaacgcgtaggtgtatatgtgtgcacaaaataaaccttctttcacatgaggggggaaaaaaaaaaaataataataaaataaaaataaattgcttCACGTggtgttttaaaaaaggagaaattcctgcggatataatttttttcctttttcatgtgccttcaatttttttttagcagtCTAGCTGTTGGAAAATCATTTCCtgcctttccttttccttgtgGCTCTCCTCGGGGTAAAGAAGAAATCAAGGGAAGCGCGCGTTACACGCGAAACGCTCTCTCCTACAGTTTTTACAAATATGTGTCACAAAAAAAGTGACATGTTAAAAAGGAGAGgcgtttatttttaagtGTAGTGTGCCAATCTCAGCATAGGCGCTTTTCACTGCGCTTTGCGGAATGTAggaaataaatgtatatgtatgcacgtatgtatGATTTGAATATCTTcttgagaagaaaatatatcatGCGGAAGAGAATGCAATGAATTTGCAAGTGCTCAGGGTGAGGGTAGTTCACGCGTGCAAAGTTGTTTGCCACGTTTATTTAGCCATATAGaaggaacataaaaaaaaaaggtaaaatcATCCAATAAATTAATATCAATGAAGGATGCGTATAATATAGAAGCCTTTGTTGGAGAACTCCGTTGCGATTAAACGGTTAGAATCGgtgggggggaggagaaattTGAGTAATAattaaagaagagaaaggggTACAGGTTACATGTGGTTTTCATCACGTTGACGTGAATTAAATTGTGATATCAGTTGTGCTTATAATATGGGAAGCGTGATGTTGGCACATATTATGAATATACTTATATGCGTATTTGTgagcatatatgcatgcaatGTTCTTCCAGTGGAGAGCGGAAATGGAATTGACATGGATTTTGTAGCCTATGCATAAATAACTCGCGCACAAGCAATGTATgcgagaagggaaagggagggggcgcacaaaaaaaaaaaaaaaaaaaaaaaaatccattcCATAAATTAACATGTAGAAATAGCGCGGGTGCTCGATACTAGCATGTGTTTATATACATGGTAAAGAGGCAAAACAAGTCGTTCCAAAGCGGAGCAAAGAAATCGAGGAAGTCAAAGAGAGGAAACCAAAAATTCGTCCCAAATGAAAACCCCCCCCcgtttgatattttttctgcaacTTAATGGTGAAATAATAATTCGAAAAGGTGTATGCATGTCGTGAACGCATATGCGCGCATATGTACAAAGTATCACATGTGGCATTTATACGTGTTCTTCCCTCGCACGCTACGAAAACAAAAGCATCGACAGTAGAAAAAAGCCCATAATATAATGTACATAAGTGCACGTCTATTTGTGCAACACCTTGGGAGGGGGAGGTGTTAAAAACCAggtgccccttttttgcagCGTATACATAATAGCGCGTTTCCCCACTTCTACATGAAGGCTACTCACTTTTCTACGTTAAACACATAACAGGGCAACATCCCCCTAATGCATTAGTGGCAGTGGGGTGTACATACTTGATCCATTTCTACTCCTTTGCATATTTTACAATATCTCCATCctccaaaaagaaaaatgttcagTCACATGAAGCAAGGGTTAAAGTTACACATTTTAATTCGCAAaggccccccccccccccagaaaaaaattctactTTATTCACCATTTTCCGGAAGGAAGGTGTGCACTAAgtgcaaaatatataaagaaggaaggtatttttaaagaaagaaaaaaaaagtgttctcCTTTAGTGGGGAAAGTAttcaacaacaacaaaatcCTTTCTGTTTCACAGTTAGTTATGCAGAATGGCGCTTTGTAGTCCCtctcatcaatttttttgcacacatgcGAATGTAGTAGGGTACACGAACGAGTCCTTCCATTCGAATTATTCACCTGACCTGTACaggcttttttttcttttttttttttttctctaccaAAATAGCTAACTCGTTCATACAAAATTGTGACCCCTCTtgtgatataaaaaaaaaaaaaaaaaaatttcaggtAAGGCTCTTTTCCCTGTTGGGTGGGGTTCTTTTGTGGGGATATTCATGGAAGGAAGATTTTCCTGCGCTGTCCACCCGCACCggaattattttatcctcGCAAGTTGTGTTTTGCTTCCTCTTTGTAGATCGACAAAATGGATgtattccccccttttttttttttcctccgttcAACCGATTTAACTCCTCTGCGAATGTGGGTAAAGGGAGCGCCTGTTTGGTGCAACAACGCCGTAAAGGACGGCCCTTCCCTGATGGTTAGGAGAAAGAAACAAGATGTTCGAATAtaaaatgtacatgtatgaGTGAatcaaagaaagaaaaattgccTTTTCCTATTGGATgggtaaaaattaaaaggagtTAAAGGAATGCCTTCGTTTCTACACTTGATAAGCATACACCGCCCTCGAAATCCCGCAAATATCCACAACAATCAAATGAGATGTGAACTACGTGGCACACATTTGTGTTGACAGCTTTCTGCTTGAAGAAAGCGGAAAGTAGCATCTCAAAAAGtggtagttttttttttttttttttttttcttttacctaCAATTTTATTACCGCTCGTTACTGCTTCGCCGAAGCAGTTTTCCCTGCCCAAAATTGCAATGAAAAAT is drawn from Plasmodium knowlesi strain H genome assembly, chromosome: 7 and contains these coding sequences:
- a CDS encoding heptatricopeptide repeat-containing protein, putative; translation: MTTSTCRALLRIIKKEPHVPPIYVIRRRSVSHDTLAGIPWMSHSRITKTIERVSNEGPYDRITWERLSERANKISNTFDTKEMGRILHAYSKVNYRDVKIILKFSEKIKKGDIHKMDMLSCAHICHSLNALNYFDKKLFEIILLQFMKLPPRHNTNSFPLIVTLNAFSKHCNDYSFREMTLKLLIFVLNTFSMCKTSFSPQGLAMLLNCFSQVTKPTPHFLQVANVKLDRINIQGDLKADQMDYTRGDHRGDVVTLVHGSAGEDQQEVINNGSSTLEGKSTATVKTSPSLSTLTHTRNYPNQREESDIEGDMHNCAYHQSVLDEMDDEMFIREGGFLRWEGNSTNTKCSNEGGEVIQESNNNVVGIKCSGRKILQGSPNEARAVTGERSKQTEELKNMFLAVLLEITKEVHKMNTQSLSLIINACCRIWFDVPKEFLKIIFEETIKKIKLATIRHLSLIINGFIKLGVPEPVYLSTVFSEIEKKVHSCDEQQLSFILSGMVKLGWGSGASTYTTGGASPSAARNVAPNLVGGAGQTSTRKQLLDSINAKFILMARRMNISTLCNILYSYTKLGIDHEDVYQMFQIYFTKQIDQANLHHLALASYIVSKRKIKNDTTCMILNRSESLLKKMENLLDMGTTKCLLILVNSFSELGIYSHVFHSHLRLLFRALGGEAQHGDGGVNRCGSGDDEAEGQVPKWSDSLTHSTDPPLNMHLINNKKVYLSRKAISLYAGTHHLLGKTVD
- a CDS encoding ATP-dependent 6-phosphofructokinase, putative; protein product: MSNFNVKDEEAKKPSMDGLVKSMSVLLKDNECAFNLEEQENQQSPDQKPQDKKDSEMIDCLMQKLTSKKFLVEKETKNSFYLVDNENMKIKKLKEHGHSASLNDDLSPLQYERIKYQPTLPKALASEYQVLEENHGDDFINKKDYEEVKKFLKNLHNLPILNVKETNNHESFKGGNVLKIGIILSGGPAPGGHNVISGIYDYAKRYNEQSQVIGFLGGIDGLYSKNYVTITDSLMNRFRNLGGFNMLWSGRGKVRNKDDLISIENIVAKLKINGLVIIGGDGSNSNAALISEYFAERKIPISIIGIPKTIDGDLKSEAIEISFGFDTATKTYSEVIGNLCTDVKTGNNVYHVVRVMGRSASHVVLECALQTRPNIVLIGEEVEKENLSLKDIVSNIVNTILKRRTLNKNYGVILIPEGLIEFVPEMKILIGELNVILKEGPFDANKLKHSREVWDFLPSIIQDQLLMDRESTGYIQVGKIATERLIIVLVESELAKLKDNNLNIQFMAHYLGYEGRCAIPSNFDCNYCYALGYNAALLIDHKKTGYMSIIQNLEDSYANWIPAAIPFLRIMHVNRDNTGKEFPAVKRYLVDLNSPLFNVLKEVRNLWSLYDLYRSPGPIQFNGHLSNSRCYTVKIPTKNILLCQNSDDLQLIINLANKKNHAGGYSNGGSDEEEGDNQMDLSGISVNSQSKGNELGAVTATPKGVHEKNLSEDMKQVGDDSGIAAGKTILPDLVSEENGNASNVENGLYEQHCSSYKSLGCMSELQTSRLYNKLMLPELCTDLKAKVRAGKQYISSDPYTQKQILSNYPHMSYENKFQIQEIFHDKYATPISFEIKIGIVFLSRQAPGAMNVLCGLYQRLKLLKGVCIAFYGLYGLLNNKYIIIDDDNIAKHMNQGGLELTGNSPEHSLFDKESRNKVCETVTNLQLNGLVMPGSNVTITEAALLAEYFLEKKIPTSVVGIPLTGSNNLIHELIETCVGFDSSTKVYASLIGNVLTDAVSMPKYWHFIRLMGRSPSHEVLECALQTHPNMVIISEEYGAADKTLWRVVQDIADVVCARAELGKNYGTVLIPDALLMHLPHMKILLSEISDILNDANEKGQLVQARKDLVNLSTTQNGTVGATSGAAAGEGQPLSASPWVEKLTPWSLALLKTFPQFIIKELLHVDLRSMRFEKLETEQLLLQMVKEELHQRKQKGKYSGSFMGLTHFFGYQGRSSLPSEFDCKLAYSYGHAASIVIESGLTGYIVSIRGLCGNIKDWKLFAIPFISLMKILPRGQDSKYLKSASKGDLPVIPSAPVDLNGKAYRSLKIALQKWQMEDRFCNPGPIQFEGNASNYYNRILFEEQSEYFEMLRYVECYANILKDTCRFGVSADYLKNVFVQLCGMLVLAYKPNDILSNMPYIGSIEDYYDWENQRKRMD